From a single Nostoc edaphicum CCNP1411 genomic region:
- the dprA gene encoding DNA-processing protein DprA translates to MVEEGAYWLAWAQISGIGPVLLRRLQQHFGTLATAWNATKAQLGEVEGFGLQTLEKVVQQRSRLQPEQLFTKHQQENSHFWTPADADYPRLLLETPSPPPILYYRGEVELQENLGQKPLVGIVGTRQPSEYGIRWTRQISTALAKNGFTVVSGMAEGIDTESHSAAMKAGGRTIAVLGTGVDVIYPHKNRDLYQQILTAGLVVSEYPTKTPPDRTHFPRRNRIIAGLSRAILVMEAPLKSGALITATYANEFGRDVYALPGRLDDYPSQGCLKLLSQGASFILKELDELLTMLGAIPQLDGVEVSTTPEQLSLPTLSPELQRVMDAIASEALPFDFIVQQTSMAAGSVSSALLQLELMGFVSQLPGMRYQKS, encoded by the coding sequence GTGGTAGAAGAAGGTGCATATTGGCTAGCTTGGGCACAAATTTCTGGAATTGGCCCAGTATTATTGCGACGGCTGCAACAGCATTTTGGTACGCTGGCAACAGCTTGGAACGCTACCAAGGCACAATTGGGAGAAGTGGAAGGTTTTGGTTTGCAAACATTAGAAAAAGTAGTACAACAGCGATCGCGTTTGCAACCAGAACAACTATTCACCAAGCACCAGCAGGAAAACTCTCATTTCTGGACACCAGCAGATGCAGATTATCCCCGCTTACTGCTGGAAACTCCAAGTCCGCCGCCGATTTTGTACTATCGCGGTGAAGTCGAACTCCAAGAAAATCTCGGACAAAAACCGCTGGTTGGAATTGTTGGAACACGCCAACCCTCAGAATACGGTATCCGTTGGACTCGCCAAATTAGCACAGCTTTGGCTAAAAATGGCTTTACAGTTGTTTCTGGAATGGCAGAGGGAATTGACACAGAAAGCCACAGCGCTGCTATGAAAGCAGGCGGACGCACGATCGCAGTTTTGGGAACTGGTGTAGATGTGATCTATCCACATAAAAATCGGGATTTGTACCAGCAAATTTTGACAGCGGGGTTAGTCGTGAGTGAGTACCCGACAAAAACCCCACCCGATCGCACGCACTTTCCCCGTCGTAATAGAATTATTGCAGGTTTAAGCCGCGCCATCTTGGTCATGGAAGCGCCGTTAAAATCTGGTGCCTTAATAACAGCCACATACGCAAATGAATTTGGTAGAGATGTCTATGCGTTACCTGGAAGACTTGATGATTACCCCTCGCAAGGGTGCTTAAAGTTACTGAGTCAGGGAGCTTCTTTCATTCTTAAGGAACTAGATGAACTGTTAACAATGCTAGGAGCAATACCACAACTTGATGGAGTCGAGGTTTCCACAACACCAGAACAGTTAAGTTTGCCAACTTTATCACCAGAACTACAAAGGGTAATGGATGCGATCGCAAGTGAAGCTTTACCCTTCGATTTTATTGTCCAACAAACCAGTATGGCTGCTGGCTCAGTTTCCAGTGCTTTGTTACAGCTGGAACTTATGGGTTTCGTTTCGCAACTACCAGGAATGCGCTATCAAAAAAGTTAA
- a CDS encoding saccharopine dehydrogenase family protein: MTDSVLILGGRGRIGSSVAQDLATHTQAKITITGRSAEFGRAVSLSSGGQVQFLILDLVEVDKLRDAIANSNLVIHCAGPFHYRDTNVLETCIAQGVNYLDVSDHRSYTSKALSYHEQAAAAGVTAIINTGIFPGISNSMVRQGVEQFDQPEKIHLSYLVSGSGGAGITVMRTTFLGLQYPFEAWIDGKWEIVKPYSEREVVEFPSPYRRSGVYWFDMPETFTLPHAFPSVKTVITKFGSVPDFYNHLTWIAAHIFPKWLMQRRYMIEFLSHVSHSMTDVTNNFSGIGVAVRSEVTGQKNGKTAVYCSTIVHENTAMASGCGTGSIAQLLLEGKLNKPGVFAVEEALPTNLFEEAMQSRGIKINYSWL; this comes from the coding sequence ATGACAGACAGCGTTTTAATTCTTGGTGGACGAGGGCGGATTGGTAGCAGTGTTGCTCAGGATCTAGCTACCCATACGCAGGCAAAAATTACAATTACTGGACGTTCTGCGGAGTTTGGAAGGGCTGTTAGCTTGTCTTCGGGAGGACAAGTACAGTTTTTGATATTGGACTTAGTAGAAGTTGACAAGCTGCGAGATGCGATCGCAAACTCTAACTTAGTCATCCATTGTGCTGGTCCATTTCACTATCGAGATACTAATGTTCTCGAAACCTGTATTGCTCAAGGCGTTAATTATCTAGATGTCAGCGATCATCGCTCCTATACCAGCAAGGCTCTCAGTTATCATGAACAAGCTGCTGCTGCTGGTGTGACAGCAATTATTAATACTGGTATTTTCCCTGGTATTTCTAATAGCATGGTACGTCAGGGAGTTGAACAATTTGATCAACCAGAAAAGATCCATTTAAGTTATTTAGTTTCTGGTTCTGGCGGTGCTGGCATTACAGTGATGCGGACAACTTTTCTAGGGTTGCAGTATCCTTTTGAGGCTTGGATAGATGGAAAATGGGAAATAGTCAAGCCTTACAGTGAAAGGGAAGTAGTTGAGTTTCCATCCCCATATAGACGTAGCGGAGTTTACTGGTTTGATATGCCAGAAACCTTTACACTGCCCCATGCTTTCCCATCAGTAAAAACTGTAATTACTAAGTTTGGCTCTGTTCCCGATTTTTACAATCATCTAACTTGGATTGCAGCACACATTTTTCCCAAGTGGTTAATGCAGCGACGTTACATGATTGAATTTCTGTCTCATGTCAGCCATTCAATGACAGATGTCACTAATAATTTTAGTGGAATTGGTGTAGCAGTTCGTTCAGAAGTTACAGGGCAAAAAAATGGTAAAACTGCTGTTTATTGTTCAACTATAGTGCATGAAAATACAGCGATGGCTTCTGGTTGCGGTACAGGTAGTATTGCCCAATTATTGCTAGAAGGCAAACTCAATAAACCAGGTGTTTTTGCTGTGGAAGAAGCACTACCAACAAATTTATTTGAAGAGGCAATGCAAAGCCGAGGCATTAAAATTAATTACAGTTGGTTATAG
- a CDS encoding cation:proton antiporter, producing MVDIYIIDLFVIGLLLLIVTLASGLIARLPLSFAIIYLLVGIFLGPYSLGLIQLRQDEAFNAELLEKITELVVIISVFSCGLKIVRPLRLKVWDITVRLIVFLMPISIFALAGVGKLFLGMNWGEAILLGAILAPTDPVLASEVQLTNTSDQDELRFGLTSEGGLNDALAFPFVYFGIHALEDDNWSNWFKQWITVDLIWAIAVGIIMGIAVAKPIVWIDEKIQKRLPSDKIMEDFIAISIILLTYSLTEVVNGYGFLAVFVAGLVVQRSYKNPEKPLAQLEFIERLEKLLEVGTILLLGSILLLQPMLNYAVQSLIVIISLFLIIRPLGVWISTIGKSPLESRRRSMHPGTRLLFGWFGIRGVGSLYYLAYAFGHGLKGEAAEKIAWITYTTIVVSVIVHGISATPLMQWYERNLSNQTKTTS from the coding sequence ATGGTAGATATCTATATTATTGACCTATTTGTGATTGGTCTACTTTTGTTGATAGTCACATTAGCGTCAGGTTTAATTGCTCGCTTACCTCTTTCTTTTGCAATTATCTACCTACTTGTTGGCATTTTTCTAGGCCCTTATAGTTTAGGTCTAATTCAATTACGTCAAGATGAAGCTTTCAACGCCGAATTACTAGAGAAAATAACAGAACTTGTAGTAATTATTTCTGTATTTAGCTGCGGCTTAAAAATTGTTCGCCCATTAAGGTTAAAGGTTTGGGATATTACGGTGCGATTGATTGTCTTTCTGATGCCAATTTCAATTTTTGCTTTGGCTGGTGTAGGTAAATTGTTTTTAGGAATGAATTGGGGAGAAGCAATTTTATTAGGAGCAATTCTCGCACCAACAGATCCAGTCTTAGCATCAGAAGTACAACTGACCAATACAAGCGACCAAGATGAATTGAGATTTGGTTTAACTTCTGAAGGTGGGTTAAATGATGCTTTAGCTTTTCCCTTCGTTTATTTTGGCATTCATGCGTTAGAAGATGATAACTGGAGTAACTGGTTTAAACAGTGGATTACGGTTGATTTAATTTGGGCGATCGCAGTTGGTATTATTATGGGAATTGCTGTTGCTAAACCAATAGTTTGGATTGACGAAAAAATTCAAAAGCGTCTCCCTTCCGATAAAATAATGGAAGATTTTATTGCCATCAGCATAATTTTGCTAACTTATTCATTAACAGAAGTAGTTAATGGCTATGGATTTCTGGCAGTATTTGTAGCTGGGTTAGTCGTTCAACGCAGTTACAAAAATCCTGAAAAACCGCTAGCACAATTAGAATTTATAGAACGACTTGAAAAGCTGCTAGAAGTTGGAACAATTTTACTGTTGGGTTCAATATTATTATTGCAACCAATGCTCAATTATGCTGTGCAATCTTTGATAGTGATAATTTCATTATTTTTGATCATCAGACCTTTAGGAGTTTGGATTAGCACAATCGGTAAAAGCCCTCTAGAATCACGCCGTAGAAGTATGCATCCAGGAACTCGTTTGTTATTTGGATGGTTTGGGATTCGCGGTGTTGGCTCTTTATACTATCTCGCCTATGCCTTTGGTCATGGCTTAAAAGGTGAGGCTGCCGAAAAAATTGCTTGGATAACTTATACTACGATTGTAGTCTCTGTGATTGTGCATGGAATTAGTGCAACTCCATTAATGCAGTGGTATGAGCGCAATCTTTCCAATCAAACAAAAACCACTTCATAA
- a CDS encoding glycosyltransferase, with amino-acid sequence MKIFFLDQSGKPGGAELCLIDIAKPYGDRALVGLFADGPFKHLLQQNHIPVEVIATQVIQVRKESSLVQGLKSLRQLAPLITKVVKKAREYDLIYANTQKALVVGALASFFSRRPLVYHLHDILSKEHFSQTNLRIAVNLANRFASLIIANSQASKIAFVQAGGRPDIIEVVYNGFNPKTYQTDESEIKQLQQQLGLQGKFVVGHFSRLAPWKGQHILIDALAKCPSEVTAILVGDALFGEQDYVQKLHQQVAQLGLEHRVKFLGFRSDIPQLMTACDLVAHTSTSPEPFGRVIVEAMLCGKPVVAAKAGGATELVEHGLNGFLVTPGEPQELAQVIITCLQETEITATIANNARTMASGRFDVAIINQQISQLLSHRF; translated from the coding sequence ATGAAAATTTTTTTCCTAGACCAAAGCGGTAAACCAGGCGGTGCCGAATTATGCTTAATAGATATTGCTAAACCTTATGGCGATCGCGCTTTAGTAGGTTTATTTGCAGATGGCCCATTTAAACATTTACTACAGCAAAATCATATTCCAGTAGAAGTTATCGCTACTCAAGTAATCCAAGTTCGCAAAGAAAGCAGTTTGGTACAAGGATTAAAGAGTTTGAGACAACTTGCACCTCTGATTACTAAGGTAGTCAAAAAAGCCCGTGAATACGATTTAATCTATGCCAATACTCAAAAAGCGTTAGTTGTAGGAGCATTAGCAAGTTTTTTCAGTCGTCGTCCTCTGGTTTATCATTTACATGATATTCTTTCCAAAGAACATTTTAGCCAAACTAATCTTCGCATTGCTGTTAACTTAGCTAATCGTTTTGCATCATTAATAATTGCTAATTCCCAAGCTAGTAAGATAGCCTTTGTGCAAGCAGGAGGACGCCCAGATATTATTGAGGTTGTCTATAACGGCTTTAATCCAAAAACTTATCAAACTGATGAGTCTGAAATTAAGCAACTACAGCAACAATTAGGATTACAAGGAAAATTTGTAGTCGGACACTTTAGCCGTCTTGCACCTTGGAAAGGGCAGCATATTTTAATTGATGCTCTTGCTAAATGCCCGTCAGAAGTGACAGCAATTTTAGTCGGTGATGCACTGTTTGGTGAACAAGATTACGTCCAAAAGTTACACCAACAAGTTGCCCAATTGGGATTAGAACACCGCGTCAAATTTTTAGGATTTCGTTCTGATATTCCCCAGCTAATGACAGCTTGTGACTTGGTGGCACATACTTCTACTTCGCCAGAACCCTTTGGTAGAGTGATTGTAGAGGCGATGCTATGTGGAAAACCTGTAGTTGCAGCAAAAGCTGGGGGTGCAACGGAATTGGTAGAACATGGACTTAATGGTTTTCTAGTGACACCAGGAGAACCCCAGGAACTTGCACAAGTAATTATCACCTGTCTTCAAGAGACAGAAATAACTGCAACTATAGCCAATAATGCTCGTACTATGGCTAGTGGGCGTTTTGATGTGGCAATTATTAATCAGCAAATTTCCCAACTGCTGTCCCACAGATTCTAG
- a CDS encoding glycosyltransferase family 4 protein has product MENKKEDLGSASILTLGLGWFPKSPGGLERYIYELTHKLAANKDQVELCGVGLPEDEINSPIKLTNLASVDSPIWQRLWSIRSNFQKTRISKPDAINLHFALYSFPILDILPKGVPVTFNFHGPWASESQQEVVNKNLSLLIKHWLIEQKTYNRCDRFIVLSKAFGKILHDKYQVPWSKINIIPGGVDINWFQPNLSPPEACTKLGWPTNRRIIFTSRRLVHRTGVDKLLQALAIIKPRIPDVWLAIAGRGHIQTALQQQATELGLDDNVKFLGFLPDEQLPIAYQAAELTIMPSQSFEGFGLVIVESLACGTPVLCTPVGGMPEILSEFSPDLITTSTEASAIAEKLEQALLGNISIPSRSACRQYATTHYDWNQIAKQVRNILLA; this is encoded by the coding sequence ATGGAAAATAAGAAAGAGGATTTGGGTTCGGCATCTATTCTTACCCTTGGATTAGGCTGGTTTCCCAAAAGTCCTGGAGGATTAGAAAGGTATATTTATGAACTAACTCATAAATTAGCAGCAAATAAAGACCAGGTTGAATTATGTGGGGTCGGTTTACCAGAGGATGAAATAAATTCGCCAATTAAGCTGACTAACTTAGCTTCTGTTGATAGTCCTATTTGGCAAAGATTATGGTCAATTCGCAGTAATTTTCAGAAAACAAGAATAAGCAAACCAGATGCTATTAATTTGCACTTTGCATTATATAGCTTTCCTATTTTAGATATTTTGCCAAAGGGAGTACCAGTTACTTTTAACTTTCATGGCCCTTGGGCTTCTGAGAGTCAGCAAGAGGTTGTTAATAAAAACCTCAGTCTTTTGATCAAACACTGGCTAATAGAACAAAAGACTTATAATCGCTGCGATCGCTTCATAGTTTTGAGCAAAGCATTTGGTAAAATTCTACATGATAAATATCAAGTACCGTGGAGCAAAATTAATATTATTCCTGGTGGAGTTGATATTAACTGGTTTCAGCCAAATTTATCACCCCCGGAGGCTTGTACAAAGCTAGGCTGGCCAACTAATCGCCGGATAATATTTACATCCCGCCGCTTAGTACATCGAACCGGAGTTGACAAATTATTGCAAGCACTGGCTATAATTAAGCCCAGAATACCAGATGTTTGGCTAGCGATCGCAGGTCGTGGTCACATTCAAACCGCACTACAACAACAGGCTACAGAATTAGGACTAGATGACAACGTTAAATTTTTAGGTTTTCTACCTGATGAGCAATTACCTATAGCTTACCAAGCTGCTGAATTGACTATTATGCCTAGTCAATCTTTTGAAGGATTTGGATTAGTAATAGTTGAGTCTCTAGCCTGTGGTACTCCTGTTTTATGTACCCCAGTTGGAGGAATGCCAGAAATTTTATCAGAATTTTCACCAGATTTAATTACTACTTCAACAGAAGCCTCAGCTATTGCTGAAAAATTAGAGCAAGCACTTTTGGGAAATATCTCTATCCCTTCACGATCAGCCTGTCGCCAGTACGCAACTACACACTACGACTGGAATCAAATTGCCAAACAAGTACGCAATATTTTATTAGCTTAA